From the genome of Marixanthomonas ophiurae, one region includes:
- a CDS encoding 6-pyruvoyl trahydropterin synthase family protein — protein sequence MSKIRITKQFSFETGHALYGYDGKCRNVHGHSYKLSVTVIGTPIDNNNNVKYGMVIDFSDLKKIVKEDIVDVFDHATVFNKNTPHVELAKELQDRDHNVLLVDYQPTSEMMVIDFAEKIKNRLPNTIQLHSLKLQETATSYAEWYASDN from the coding sequence ATGAGCAAGATTCGAATTACCAAACAGTTTTCTTTTGAAACCGGACACGCCTTGTATGGTTACGACGGTAAATGCCGCAATGTGCACGGGCATAGTTATAAACTTTCCGTTACGGTAATTGGTACGCCAATTGATAATAACAATAACGTTAAATACGGAATGGTGATTGATTTTAGTGATCTTAAAAAGATTGTAAAAGAAGATATTGTCGATGTTTTTGATCATGCAACGGTATTTAATAAAAACACTCCGCACGTAGAACTAGCAAAAGAATTACAGGACAGAGACCACAATGTATTATTGGTCGATTACCAACCCACGAGTGAAATGATGGTGATTGATTTTGCTGAAAAAATTAAAAACAGATTACCCAACACCATACAACTGCATTCATTAAAATTGCAAGAAACCGCTACCAGCTACGCAGAGTGGTACGCTTCTGACAACTAA
- a CDS encoding MATE family efflux transporter: MSTTVNFKSINKIAIPAIIAGIAEPLISLTDIAIIGNVEEHSVEALAAAGLVGSFLSAIIWIVAQTKTAISAIVSQHLGANRLHAVKTLIPQAIGFNFILSLFIYGLTAFFAEAIFSLYNAEGLILSYSADYYRIRAIGYPLTLITFAIFGIFRGLQNTYWAMKCSLTGALVNVVLDYLLVYGVEGIIPPLHLKGAAYASLAAQSVMLLMALWFFWKKTPFHLKLSFNINPQMKPLILMAANLFVRTAALNFAIYLANAYATDYGKNYIAAQSILMNIWLFFSFFIDGYANAGNAIGGRLLGAKDYKSLWVLSKKISKYAILIALILMGGCALAYDEIGLLFNKEATVLVLFSSVFWIVLLMQPINAIAFMFDGIFKGLGEAKYLRNLLLVATLLGFTPALLISDYFGLKLHAIWIAFFVWMLIRAGGLVIKFRRKYLNKEV, translated from the coding sequence TTGAGCACAACGGTCAATTTTAAGAGCATCAATAAAATAGCAATTCCTGCCATCATCGCTGGGATTGCCGAGCCGCTTATTTCGTTAACCGATATTGCAATAATTGGTAATGTGGAAGAGCATTCGGTTGAAGCTTTGGCGGCGGCAGGTTTAGTGGGTTCTTTTTTATCCGCTATTATTTGGATAGTAGCACAAACAAAGACTGCAATTTCTGCTATTGTTTCACAGCATTTGGGAGCCAATAGGTTGCATGCCGTTAAAACCTTAATTCCGCAGGCCATTGGATTCAACTTTATATTGAGTCTTTTTATTTATGGTCTTACCGCTTTTTTTGCTGAAGCTATTTTTAGTTTGTACAATGCTGAAGGACTTATTCTAAGTTATTCGGCAGACTATTACCGAATTCGAGCCATCGGTTATCCGCTAACCTTGATTACGTTCGCTATTTTCGGAATTTTCCGAGGCTTGCAAAACACCTATTGGGCGATGAAATGTAGCCTTACTGGAGCGTTGGTAAATGTGGTTTTAGATTACTTGCTGGTGTATGGAGTAGAAGGCATTATTCCGCCACTGCATTTAAAAGGTGCTGCCTACGCTAGTTTAGCAGCACAAAGTGTGATGTTGCTAATGGCTTTGTGGTTTTTCTGGAAAAAAACCCCATTTCATTTAAAATTGAGTTTCAATATCAATCCACAGATGAAGCCTTTGATTTTAATGGCGGCTAATCTTTTTGTGCGTACGGCGGCATTAAATTTTGCTATTTATTTAGCCAACGCCTATGCAACCGATTACGGTAAAAACTACATCGCCGCCCAGAGTATTTTAATGAATATCTGGTTGTTTTTTAGCTTCTTTATCGACGGCTATGCCAATGCCGGTAATGCCATTGGCGGACGTTTATTAGGTGCAAAAGATTATAAATCCCTTTGGGTGTTGAGTAAGAAAATAAGTAAGTACGCCATTTTGATAGCGCTTATTTTAATGGGAGGTTGTGCGCTGGCGTATGACGAAATTGGACTGTTATTCAACAAAGAAGCAACCGTTCTGGTGTTGTTTAGTTCGGTATTTTGGATTGTTTTGTTAATGCAACCCATCAATGCTATTGCCTTTATGTTCGATGGAATTTTTAAGGGCTTGGGCGAAGCAAAATACCTTCGTAATTTATTATTGGTCGCTACCCTTTTAGGCTTTACGCCTGCGTTGCTTATTTCAGATTATTTTGGACTAAAACTACACGCTATATGGATTGCCTTTTTTGTATGGATGCTTATCAGGGCCGGCGGGTTGGTAATAAAATTCCGACGAAAATATTTGAATAAAGAAGTATAA
- a CDS encoding GNAT family N-acetyltransferase → MIRKATLSDIDKIITITRACATKMIAEKIYQWNEKYPTYEAFENDIKRNELYVLTFSEEIIGSVVVSTLKDKEYNDITWLTVDGNNYYIHRLAIHPEHQHKGYAKKLMDFAETTAKEKDATSIRLDTFSQNPRNQKFYEARGYQKLESIYFPKQSKHPFYCYELVF, encoded by the coding sequence ATGATTCGAAAAGCAACCCTTTCTGATATTGATAAGATTATAACAATAACACGGGCGTGTGCCACTAAAATGATAGCTGAAAAAATCTATCAATGGAATGAAAAGTACCCTACATATGAAGCATTTGAAAACGATATTAAAAGAAATGAGCTTTATGTACTTACTTTTTCTGAAGAAATAATTGGTAGCGTCGTTGTTTCAACATTAAAAGATAAAGAATATAACGACATAACCTGGCTTACTGTAGATGGAAACAACTATTACATCCATCGATTGGCCATTCATCCAGAACATCAACATAAAGGATATGCCAAAAAATTAATGGATTTTGCTGAAACTACAGCTAAAGAAAAGGATGCGACTTCAATTCGATTGGACACATTTAGCCAAAACCCCCGAAACCAAAAATTTTATGAAGCTCGTGGCTATCAAAAACTAGAATCTATTTATTTTCCGAAGCAAAGCAAACATCCTTTTTATTGTTACGAGTTGGTCTTTTAA
- a CDS encoding alpha/beta hydrolase family protein — translation MMIEQNNILHRENKKPIVYDVYYNENQKPKPVVIFCHGYKGFKDWGAWHLVAEAFAKAGFFFIKFNFSHNGGTVDEPIDFPDLEAFAENNYTKELDDLETVIEYFATTKHYMLEADVKKISLVGHSRGGGIVLIKAEENDKVKNIVTWAGVSDYKTRFKEGTEDFKENENRLTIQRAVEHLETPHLIIHGSDDPTVSVKEAESMHKWNPKSTLKIIEDTNHVFGAKHPWNDDKMPSALKKVVKATIDFIK, via the coding sequence ATGATGATTGAACAAAACAACATATTGCATAGAGAAAATAAAAAGCCCATTGTGTACGATGTGTATTACAATGAAAATCAAAAACCTAAACCAGTAGTGATTTTCTGCCACGGTTATAAAGGTTTTAAAGATTGGGGAGCCTGGCATTTGGTTGCCGAAGCGTTTGCCAAAGCAGGTTTTTTCTTTATTAAATTCAATTTTTCGCATAATGGCGGTACGGTTGACGAACCTATTGACTTTCCAGACTTGGAGGCTTTTGCCGAAAACAATTATACCAAAGAATTAGACGACCTAGAAACAGTCATTGAGTATTTTGCAACGACCAAACATTATATGCTGGAAGCCGATGTAAAAAAAATATCGTTAGTTGGGCATAGTCGTGGCGGTGGGATTGTCTTGATAAAAGCTGAAGAAAACGATAAAGTAAAAAATATCGTCACCTGGGCTGGCGTGAGTGATTATAAAACCCGTTTTAAGGAAGGTACTGAAGATTTTAAGGAAAATGAAAACAGACTGACCATTCAACGAGCAGTAGAACATCTGGAAACCCCTCACCTTATTATACACGGAAGTGATGACCCAACGGTTTCAGTAAAAGAAGCAGAATCTATGCATAAGTGGAACCCAAAAAGCACACTAAAAATTATAGAAGATACCAACCATGTTTTTGGAGCGAAACATCCATGGAACGATGATAAAATGCCATCCGCTCTTAAGAAAGTTGTAAAAGCAACAATAGATTTTATAAAATAA
- a CDS encoding PD-(D/E)XK nuclease family protein, which translates to MQTFLEETLISLKSKHEDLSGLTLILPSKRAGSFLKNYLSKYSKTTSFLPHIISIEEFIETVSGISILDSTELLFKSYQVYLNTDSFSEKENFENYNAWAITLLNDFNEIDRYLVNPKDFFTYLGSIKTMERWNLKEEKTELIEKYLQFWNSLLELYTNLKETQLKESIAYQGLVYRMASEKIEAYKNTYPDKKHVFIGFNALNSAEQHIIQQLLQTGNTEVYWDADKTFVNDTKHSASLFIRRYFKNWPYFEKNKPLGTSNHFKQQKDIRFIEVQKNIGQAKYVGELLASYSKEKLNTTAVVLADENLLIPVLHSLPDNVDSVNVTMGTVLKNFPATLFFELLLSLHSVTSEASTETAKAIYYKDVLSLINHPLGNSLLTNAPVIASKISIENKTHLTSKDVLQFSDKEDAEVVLLLFQDWNNSSKTAITTCLKLLNKLKNKFQENPIERVVLYQLYQVFTKIEALSTSYSHLDSIKTVQGLFTELIATTSLDFEGDAYEGLQIMGVLETRVLDFETLIVTSVNEGVLPTGKSNASFITYDLKKEFNLPLYTEKDAIYTYHFYHMLQRAKEVTLLYNNHSEGINTGEKSRFILQLEIEKQANHTLSKTVLSPKITPTVQTLKTIKKTDTVMQRLQDIAGKGFSPSALTSYIRNPIDFYFQKILRLNETEEVEETVAANTLGTIVHDTLEEFYKPLQGTLLTSEILKSLKSKTEEEVAAQFKKTFKGGTFSKGKNLIIFEVAKRYIENFINQEISEIEAGNEIKIISIENNLEVEVSISELSFPVKIKGKVDRVDEYNGQLRIVDYKTGKVAQNDVELVDWEEITLDYKYSKVFQVLAYALMMNKKIPINNAEAGIISFKNLSSGFLKFGKKEKAGARTKDQIITQNTLDSFTVELKRLILDICNAEEPFTEKEIAS; encoded by the coding sequence ATGCAAACATTTTTGGAAGAAACCCTAATTAGCTTAAAAAGTAAACACGAAGACCTCTCAGGTCTTACACTTATTCTTCCCAGTAAACGTGCTGGTAGTTTTCTTAAAAACTACTTGAGTAAGTACTCGAAAACAACCTCTTTTCTACCCCATATAATTAGTATTGAAGAATTTATAGAAACCGTTTCAGGAATTTCTATATTAGATAGCACAGAACTCCTCTTTAAGAGCTATCAGGTTTATTTAAATACCGATTCATTTTCAGAAAAAGAAAATTTTGAAAATTACAATGCTTGGGCAATTACCTTACTAAATGATTTTAATGAAATTGATCGCTATTTAGTGAATCCAAAAGACTTCTTCACCTATTTAGGAAGCATAAAAACCATGGAGCGGTGGAACTTGAAAGAAGAGAAAACCGAACTTATAGAGAAATATCTTCAATTTTGGAATAGTCTATTAGAACTATATACCAATTTAAAAGAAACACAACTTAAAGAATCAATAGCGTATCAAGGGTTGGTATACCGCATGGCTTCAGAAAAAATAGAAGCTTATAAAAATACATATCCTGATAAAAAACACGTTTTTATAGGGTTTAATGCGCTTAACTCAGCCGAGCAGCACATTATCCAACAATTATTACAAACTGGCAATACAGAAGTATATTGGGACGCTGATAAAACCTTTGTTAACGATACCAAACACAGCGCCTCTCTTTTTATACGACGATATTTCAAAAACTGGCCGTATTTTGAAAAGAACAAACCACTGGGCACTTCCAATCATTTTAAACAGCAGAAAGATATTCGTTTCATTGAAGTGCAGAAAAATATAGGACAGGCAAAATATGTAGGCGAACTATTAGCCTCTTATTCAAAGGAAAAACTCAATACTACCGCTGTGGTATTGGCCGATGAAAATTTGTTAATTCCAGTATTGCATTCATTACCAGACAATGTAGATTCTGTAAATGTCACGATGGGGACTGTGCTTAAAAATTTTCCAGCAACCTTATTTTTCGAACTCCTATTGTCACTTCATTCGGTTACTTCGGAAGCTTCAACCGAAACAGCAAAAGCAATTTACTATAAAGATGTTCTCTCGCTTATTAACCATCCGTTAGGAAATTCATTGTTAACTAACGCTCCTGTGATAGCATCAAAGATCAGTATTGAAAACAAAACACATCTCACTAGTAAAGATGTACTCCAGTTTTCAGATAAAGAAGACGCCGAAGTTGTATTGCTTTTATTTCAGGATTGGAACAATAGTAGCAAAACAGCCATTACTACCTGCTTAAAACTATTAAATAAACTGAAAAATAAATTTCAGGAAAACCCTATTGAACGTGTTGTTTTATACCAGTTATATCAGGTTTTCACTAAGATTGAAGCGTTGAGCACTTCATACTCCCATTTAGATTCCATAAAAACGGTTCAAGGTTTGTTTACCGAACTTATTGCAACTACATCGTTAGACTTTGAAGGCGATGCCTACGAAGGACTTCAGATAATGGGAGTTTTAGAAACTCGTGTCCTCGATTTTGAGACACTTATTGTTACCTCGGTAAATGAAGGTGTTTTACCCACTGGAAAATCAAACGCTTCTTTTATAACGTATGATTTAAAAAAGGAATTCAACCTTCCGCTTTATACCGAAAAGGATGCTATTTATACCTATCACTTTTACCACATGTTACAACGCGCAAAGGAGGTTACGCTGTTGTATAACAATCATTCTGAAGGCATAAATACAGGTGAAAAAAGCCGTTTTATTTTACAGTTAGAAATTGAAAAACAGGCCAACCATACGCTTTCAAAAACCGTTTTATCGCCAAAAATTACTCCGACGGTACAGACGTTGAAAACCATTAAGAAAACTGATACGGTCATGCAGCGCTTGCAGGATATAGCCGGTAAAGGCTTTTCTCCATCGGCGCTTACCAGTTACATTCGGAATCCGATTGATTTTTATTTTCAGAAAATATTGCGACTAAACGAAACCGAAGAAGTAGAAGAAACCGTTGCCGCCAATACGCTTGGTACTATCGTTCATGACACACTAGAGGAGTTTTATAAACCCCTACAAGGAACACTATTAACTTCGGAAATTTTAAAGTCTTTAAAATCGAAGACTGAGGAAGAAGTTGCCGCCCAATTTAAAAAAACTTTTAAAGGAGGAACCTTCAGCAAAGGCAAAAACCTCATCATTTTTGAAGTAGCGAAACGCTATATTGAAAATTTCATTAATCAAGAGATTTCAGAAATAGAAGCAGGGAATGAAATTAAAATTATTTCTATTGAAAACAATTTAGAGGTTGAAGTGTCCATTTCAGAATTATCGTTTCCCGTGAAAATAAAAGGTAAAGTGGATCGCGTGGACGAGTACAATGGACAATTGCGCATCGTTGATTATAAAACCGGAAAAGTAGCTCAAAACGATGTAGAATTAGTAGATTGGGAAGAGATAACATTAGATTACAAATACAGTAAAGTGTTTCAAGTGTTAGCATATGCGTTAATGATGAACAAAAAAATTCCTATTAACAATGCGGAAGCAGGTATTATTTCGTTTAAAAACCTGAGCAGCGGATTTTTAAAATTTGGAAAAAAAGAGAAAGCTGGAGCTCGCACGAAAGATCAAATTATTACGCAAAATACGCTGGACAGCTTTACTGTTGAATTAAAACGGTTGATCCTTGACATTTGTAACGCAGAGGAACCGTTTACCGAAAAAGAGATTGCATCATGA
- a CDS encoding OmpA family protein, with amino-acid sequence MKHLNSLLVAAILFMGIGVANAQDENNPWAFEIGVNAVDVFPVGLEDGQSASNSMRGELFEEFYNVNDHWNILPSVSKIAISRYVGSGFTFSAVGSINRIDKVGDVSVDDLSYYAADGEIRYSFRDLINGPGGWFDPSIGVGGGYTWVDDIGFGTANGLASVKIWFAENIALNLQTTYKHAFEDDYGVKHFQHSAGIVFKFGGKDTDGDGIYDQDDECPETPGLPEFNGCPDTDGDGIEDRNDACPETAGLAEFNGCPDTDGDGIADPQDACPTVAGLAELNGCPDADGDGIADGDDECPNEAGPAANNGCPFEDRDGDGVLDKDDQCPDVAGTVANNGCPEVTVEVIKEINEYSKTILFDYNKSSIRQESYSALQSIADIMKEYPNTVFHIGGHTDSRGSDSYNLKLSKERAASVKDYLTTIGMPSNRLTSEGYGEEKPVATNNTAAGRQQNRRVEISLNKNRDN; translated from the coding sequence ATGAAACATCTTAACAGTTTATTAGTTGCTGCCATCCTATTTATGGGTATTGGCGTAGCGAACGCACAAGACGAAAACAACCCTTGGGCTTTTGAGATTGGTGTCAATGCTGTTGACGTCTTTCCCGTTGGCCTCGAGGACGGCCAATCAGCTTCCAACTCTATGAGAGGAGAGCTTTTTGAAGAATTTTACAATGTAAACGATCACTGGAACATCTTACCTTCAGTATCTAAAATTGCAATCAGCAGATATGTTGGTAGTGGTTTTACTTTTTCTGCTGTAGGTTCTATTAACAGAATAGATAAAGTAGGTGATGTAAGTGTAGACGATTTAAGTTACTACGCTGCTGATGGTGAAATTAGATATAGCTTCAGAGACCTTATCAACGGTCCTGGTGGATGGTTTGACCCATCTATTGGTGTTGGTGGTGGTTACACTTGGGTTGATGATATCGGCTTTGGAACCGCTAACGGTTTAGCGAGCGTTAAAATCTGGTTTGCTGAAAACATAGCATTAAACCTACAAACAACTTATAAGCATGCATTTGAAGATGATTACGGAGTAAAGCATTTCCAACATTCTGCTGGTATTGTGTTTAAGTTCGGTGGAAAAGACACTGACGGCGACGGAATCTACGACCAAGATGATGAATGTCCAGAAACTCCTGGTCTTCCAGAATTCAACGGTTGTCCTGATACTGACGGTGATGGAATCGAAGACAGAAACGATGCTTGTCCAGAAACTGCTGGTTTAGCTGAGTTTAACGGTTGTCCTGATACTGATGGTGATGGAATCGCTGATCCACAAGATGCTTGTCCTACTGTAGCTGGTTTAGCTGAATTAAACGGTTGTCCAGATGCTGACGGTGACGGAATTGCTGATGGAGACGATGAGTGTCCAAACGAAGCTGGTCCTGCTGCTAATAACGGTTGTCCTTTCGAAGATAGAGATGGCGACGGTGTATTAGATAAAGATGACCAATGTCCTGACGTTGCTGGTACTGTTGCAAACAACGGTTGTCCAGAAGTAACTGTAGAAGTAATTAAAGAAATCAACGAGTACTCTAAAACAATCTTGTTTGATTACAACAAATCTTCTATCCGTCAAGAGTCTTATAGTGCACTACAGAGTATTGCAGATATTATGAAAGAATATCCAAACACTGTATTCCACATTGGAGGACACACAGATAGTAGAGGTAGTGATTCTTACAACTTGAAGCTTTCTAAAGAAAGAGCAGCTTCTGTAAAAGATTACTTAACTACAATCGGAATGCCATCTAACAGATTAACTTCTGAAGGTTATGGTGAAGAGAAACCAGTTGCTACAAACAATACTGCTGCTGGAAGACAACAAAACAGACGTGTTGAAATCTCTCTTAACAAAAACAGAGATAACTAA
- the kbl gene encoding glycine C-acetyltransferase, which yields MYGKIKEHLQEELQEIKNDGLFKKERIITSPQDAAIKISTGQEVINFCANNYLGLSSHPDVIQAAKDAMDTHGFGMSSVRFICGTQDIHKELEQKIADFYQTEDTILYAACFDANGGVFEPLLTKEDAIISDSLNHASIIDGVRLCKAARYRYQNSNMDELEEQLIKANENGARFKIIVTDGVFSMDGLVAPLDKICDLADKYDALVMIDECHATGFIGKTGRGTLEEKGVMDRVDIITGTLGKALGGAMGGYTTGKKEIIEMLRQRSRPYLFSNSLAPAIVGASIKVFDMLDTDTTLRDRLQENTTYFKKGIKKAGFDIIDGDSAIVPVMLYDAKLSQDMADMLLEEGIYVIGFFYPVVPKEKARIRVQLSAAHTNEQLDKAIAAFIKVGKKLDIIKTE from the coding sequence ATGTACGGAAAGATTAAAGAACACCTGCAAGAAGAACTTCAGGAAATAAAAAACGACGGATTATTTAAAAAAGAGCGGATTATCACCTCTCCACAAGATGCCGCTATTAAAATTTCGACAGGCCAAGAGGTAATTAACTTCTGTGCCAACAATTATCTAGGGCTTTCTTCACACCCAGATGTTATACAAGCAGCCAAAGATGCGATGGATACCCACGGTTTTGGTATGTCGTCTGTTCGGTTTATTTGTGGAACGCAAGACATTCATAAAGAACTGGAACAAAAAATAGCCGATTTCTACCAAACAGAAGACACTATACTATATGCAGCTTGTTTTGATGCAAACGGGGGTGTTTTTGAACCGTTATTGACCAAGGAAGATGCGATCATCTCAGATTCACTAAACCACGCTTCTATTATTGACGGCGTTCGTTTATGTAAAGCTGCTCGGTATCGATACCAAAACAGCAATATGGATGAGCTAGAAGAGCAATTAATTAAAGCTAATGAAAATGGTGCACGTTTTAAGATTATCGTTACCGACGGTGTATTTTCTATGGATGGTTTAGTAGCACCATTAGATAAAATCTGTGATTTAGCAGATAAGTATGACGCATTGGTTATGATCGATGAATGTCACGCTACAGGCTTTATAGGTAAAACAGGCCGTGGAACCTTAGAAGAAAAAGGAGTTATGGATCGTGTAGATATAATAACGGGTACATTAGGTAAAGCTTTAGGTGGCGCTATGGGCGGTTATACTACTGGAAAAAAAGAAATTATTGAAATGCTTCGCCAGCGATCGCGTCCGTATTTATTTTCAAATTCATTAGCTCCGGCAATTGTTGGAGCCTCTATTAAGGTGTTTGACATGCTAGATACCGACACCACATTAAGAGATCGTTTACAGGAAAACACCACATACTTTAAAAAAGGCATAAAAAAAGCAGGTTTTGATATAATTGATGGTGATTCTGCCATTGTTCCTGTCATGTTATATGATGCAAAATTATCGCAAGATATGGCCGATATGTTACTAGAAGAAGGCATATACGTTATCGGATTTTTCTACCCTGTAGTACCAAAAGAGAAAGCAAGAATCAGGGTTCAATTATCTGCCGCTCATACAAATGAGCAATTAGACAAAGCTATAGCCGCCTTCATTAAAGTAGGTAAAAAACTAGATATTATTAAGACTGAATAA